A region from the Acyrthosiphon pisum isolate AL4f chromosome A1, pea_aphid_22Mar2018_4r6ur, whole genome shotgun sequence genome encodes:
- the LOC100166145 gene encoding dynein assembly factor 4, axonemal — protein sequence MPIIVKDFSWWQTECKLFIQIQIPHISQKNADILTSNKYLKISCLPHIFEAILWDEINEECSKCTFDNGCVLFELQKKNCVHWECLTLKKSKEELKKLKCEILNNIIEERQNKSQHKTVVKTERDRLAVKEQINFENKEHQLIQSIRDEEKEKVLKELSTWKSKTEIIYDKRINEKNNKDIFSTDQPIKIYEIENTPTEYIDQLPSPRTFKTIEINFTPRHFTTPSRESTKADEQEWLQKQTAARRAAGFVEEDLRPEEHDPEWCLQKGNTFMTELNYIGAVSAYSHGIKLSPKMAVLYLNRSKAHIQIKNYHKAVEDATTALELMVPVVDGNVGWRAEAYYNRGRALVELNTAHLAVDELRLALTLAPDQANVYGPELQRAMDLAPAHERELNKSRELDLSNAPTVWCK from the exons ATTAGCTGTTTACCGCATATTTTTGAAGCAATTCTTTGGGATGAAATAAACGAAGAATGTAGTAAGTGTACGTTTGATAATGGGTGTGTTTTATttgagttacaaaaaaaaaactgtgttcatTGGGAATGTCTGACACTAAAAAAATCGAAAGAGGAGttgaaaaagttaaaatgtgaaattttgaataacatCATCGAAGAACGCCAGAATAAATCTCAGCATAAGACTG tcGTAAAAACAGAACGAGACCGATTAGCTGTCAAGGAACAAATAAATTTCGAAAACAAAGAACACCAACTTATTCAAAGTATTCGTGACGAAGAGAAAGAAAAAGTTTTGAAAGAATTGAGTACGTGGAAATCAAAAACAGaaattatatacgataaaa gaataaatgagaaaaataataaagacattttttcaaCGGATCAACCGATTAAGATTTACGAGATAGAAAACACACCGACTGAATATATAGATCAATTACCAAGCCCTAgaacttttaaaacaattgagATTAATTTCACACCGAGACACTTTACTACTCCGAGTAGAGAATCGACAAAAGCTGACGAGCAAGag TGGTTACAAAAGCAGACGGCCGCCAGAAGGGCTGCAGGGTTTGTGGAAGAAGACTTGAGACCAGAAGAACATGACCCGGAATGGTGCTTGCAAAAAGGAAA tacATTTATGACAGAATTAAATTACATTGGAGCTGTAAGCGCTTATTCACATGGGATAAAGTTGAGTCCAAAAATGGctgtattgtatttaaacaGATCTAAAGCGcacattcaaataaaaaactatcACAAAGCCGTCGAAGATGCAACAACT GCGTTGGAGTTGATGGTGCCGGTGGTTGATGGAAACGTGGGTTGGCGAGCCGAGGCGTATTACAATCGAGGCAGGGCGCTGGTTGAGCTAAATACCGCACACTTGGCCGTCGATGAGCTCAGGTTGGCTTTGACGTTGGCGCCAGACCAGGCCAACGTCTACGGACCGGAGTTGCAGCGGGCCATGGACTTGGCTCCGGCGCACGAGCGGGAGCTGAACAAGAGTCGAGAATTGGACTTAAGTAACGCGCCGACCGTTTGGTGCAAAtga